One segment of Micromonospora parathelypteridis DNA contains the following:
- the rplQ gene encoding 50S ribosomal protein L17, translating into MPTPTKGPRLGGSPSHERLMLANLATALFQHGKIQTTETKARRLRPLAEQLITKAKRGDLASRRRVLGVVKDKDVVYALFDQIAPRYSNRPGGYTRIVKTGPRKGDNAPMAIIELVEELQVAEPKVNKKTAARKAAQQDKVEALAPAEETPQSAQADQDSEAPVSASGDTDAAREDSDEATENKA; encoded by the coding sequence ATGCCCACGCCCACCAAGGGCCCCCGCCTCGGCGGCAGCCCCTCGCACGAGCGGCTGATGCTGGCCAACCTGGCCACTGCGCTGTTCCAGCACGGCAAGATCCAGACCACCGAGACGAAGGCCCGGCGGCTGCGTCCGCTGGCCGAGCAGCTCATCACCAAGGCCAAGCGCGGTGACCTCGCCTCGCGGCGGCGGGTGCTGGGTGTCGTCAAGGACAAGGACGTGGTCTACGCCCTGTTCGACCAGATCGCGCCCCGGTACTCCAACCGCCCCGGCGGTTACACCCGGATCGTGAAGACCGGTCCGCGCAAGGGTGACAACGCGCCGATGGCGATCATCGAGCTGGTGGAAGAGCTTCAGGTCGCCGAGCCCAAGGTGAACAAGAAGACCGCCGCCCGCAAGGCCGCGCAGCAGGACAAGGTCGAGGCCCTGGCCCCGGCTGAGGAGACCCCGCAGTCGGCTCAGGCCGACCAGGACTCCGAGGCGCCGGTGTCGGCGTCCGGTGACACCGACGCCGCCCGCGAGGACAGCGACGAGGCCACCGAGAACAAGGCCTGA
- a CDS encoding DNA-directed RNA polymerase subunit alpha, whose protein sequence is MLISQRPSLSEESINETRSRFAIEPLEPGFGYTLGNSLRRTLLSSIPGAAVTSIKIDGVLHEFTTIPGVKEDVVELVMNIKELCVSSEHDEPVSMYLRKQGPGDVTAGDIQPPAGVSVHNPDLKLATLNGKGRLDMELTVERGRGYVTAAQNKQSGAEIGRIPVDSIYSPVLKVTYRVEATRVEQRTDFDRLIIDVETKPSMGPRTALASAGSTLVELFGLARELDETAEGIDIGPSPQDAQLAADLALPIEELDLTVRSYNCLKREGINSVGELIGRTEADLLDIRNFGQKSIDEVKMKLAGMGLGLKDSAPNFDPAHVVDTFGEADYDTDDYRETEQL, encoded by the coding sequence ATGCTCATCAGCCAGCGACCCTCCCTCTCCGAGGAGTCGATCAACGAGACCCGGTCCCGGTTCGCCATCGAGCCGCTGGAGCCGGGCTTCGGCTACACCCTGGGTAACTCGCTGCGGCGCACGCTGCTGTCGTCGATCCCGGGCGCGGCCGTGACCTCGATCAAGATCGACGGTGTGCTGCACGAGTTCACCACGATCCCCGGTGTCAAGGAGGACGTGGTCGAGCTCGTCATGAACATCAAGGAGCTGTGCGTCAGCTCCGAGCACGACGAGCCGGTCAGCATGTACCTGCGCAAGCAGGGCCCGGGCGACGTGACCGCCGGCGACATTCAGCCGCCGGCCGGCGTCTCGGTGCACAACCCGGATCTCAAGCTCGCCACCCTGAACGGCAAGGGCCGGCTCGACATGGAGCTGACCGTCGAGCGGGGCCGGGGCTACGTGACGGCGGCGCAGAACAAGCAGTCCGGCGCTGAGATCGGCCGGATCCCGGTCGACTCGATCTACTCGCCGGTGCTGAAGGTGACCTACCGCGTCGAGGCGACCCGTGTCGAGCAGCGTACCGACTTCGACCGGCTGATCATCGACGTCGAGACCAAGCCGTCGATGGGCCCGCGCACCGCGCTGGCCTCCGCCGGTTCGACGCTGGTGGAGCTGTTCGGGCTGGCCCGGGAGCTGGACGAGACCGCCGAGGGCATCGACATCGGGCCGTCCCCGCAGGACGCCCAGCTGGCGGCGGACCTGGCCCTGCCGATCGAGGAGCTGGACCTCACCGTCCGCTCCTACAACTGCCTCAAGCGCGAGGGCATCAACTCCGTTGGTGAGCTCATCGGGCGTACCGAGGCCGACCTCCTCGACATCCGCAACTTCGGTCAGAAGTCGATCGACGAGGTCAAGATGAAGCTCGCCGGGATGGGTCTCGGGCTGAAGGACTCGGCTCCGAACTTCGACCCGGCGCATGTCGTGGACACCTTCGGCGAGGCCGACTACGACACCGACGACTACCGCGAGACCGAGCAGCTCTAG
- the rpsD gene encoding 30S ribosomal protein S4: protein MARYTGADCRRCRREKMKLFLKGSKCDGPKCPFESRPFPPGQHGRGRTKETEYLLQLREKQKARRVYGVLEKQFRGYYEEAVGKQAKTGEVLLQILESRLDNVVYRAGYAHSRDMARQLVKHGHFTVNGKKVDIPSYRVKEHDIIEVRGKSKELTPFIVAQAQAGSKTVPAWLEAIPSQMKVLVHSLPARQVIDTQVQEQLIVELYSK, encoded by the coding sequence ATGGCTCGTTACACCGGTGCTGACTGCCGCCGTTGCCGGCGGGAGAAGATGAAGCTGTTCCTCAAGGGCAGCAAGTGCGATGGTCCGAAGTGCCCGTTCGAGTCCCGGCCGTTCCCGCCCGGGCAGCACGGCCGCGGCCGCACCAAGGAGACGGAGTACCTGCTCCAGCTCCGCGAGAAGCAGAAGGCCCGCCGTGTCTACGGCGTGCTGGAGAAGCAGTTCCGCGGTTACTACGAGGAAGCCGTTGGCAAGCAGGCCAAGACCGGTGAGGTCCTCCTGCAGATCCTCGAGTCGCGGCTGGACAACGTCGTTTACCGGGCCGGCTACGCCCACTCGCGGGACATGGCCCGCCAGTTGGTCAAGCACGGTCACTTCACGGTGAACGGCAAGAAGGTCGACATCCCGTCGTACCGCGTCAAGGAGCACGACATCATCGAGGTTCGGGGCAAGAGCAAGGAGCTCACCCCGTTCATCGTCGCGCAGGCCCAGGCCGGCTCGAAGACGGTTCCGGCGTGGCTTGAGGCCATCCCGAGCCAGATGAAGGTGCTCGTGCACTCCCTCCCGGCCCGGCAGGTCATTGACACGCAGGTCCAGGAACAGCTGATCGTCGAGCTCTACTCCAAGTAG
- the rpsK gene encoding 30S ribosomal protein S11, with protein MPPKARAGAAVKKVRRKERKNVAHGQAHIKSTFNNTIVSITDPTGAVISWASAGQVGFKGSRKSTPFAAQLAAEAAARRAMEHGMRKVDVFVKGPGSGRETAIRSLQAVGLEVGQIADVTPQPHNGCRPPKRRRV; from the coding sequence ATGCCACCGAAGGCTCGTGCCGGAGCCGCTGTAAAGAAGGTCCGGCGCAAGGAACGCAAGAACGTCGCCCACGGGCAGGCGCACATCAAGAGCACGTTCAACAACACCATCGTGTCCATCACGGACCCGACCGGTGCGGTCATCTCCTGGGCCTCCGCTGGCCAGGTGGGCTTCAAGGGCTCCCGCAAGTCGACTCCGTTCGCCGCGCAGCTGGCCGCCGAGGCTGCCGCGCGTCGCGCCATGGAGCACGGCATGCGCAAGGTCGACGTGTTCGTCAAGGGCCCCGGCTCCGGCCGGGAGACCGCCATCCGTTCGCTGCAGGCCGTGGGCCTCGAGGTCGGCCAGATCGCCGACGTCACCCCGCAGCCGCACAACGGATGCCGTCCGCCGAAGCGTCGCCGGGTCTGA
- the rpsM gene encoding 30S ribosomal protein S13 → MARLAGVDLPREKRMEIALTYIFGVGRTRALETLAATGISPDKRARDLTDEELVQLRDHIEGNYKVEGDLRREVAADIRRKVEIGCYAGIRHRRGLPVRGQRTKTNARTRKGPKRTVAGKKKPGKK, encoded by the coding sequence ATGGCACGTCTAGCCGGCGTGGATCTCCCCCGCGAAAAGCGGATGGAGATCGCGCTCACCTACATCTTCGGGGTCGGTCGCACCCGCGCCCTGGAGACACTCGCCGCAACCGGCATCTCGCCGGACAAGCGCGCTCGGGACCTCACGGACGAGGAGCTCGTGCAGCTCCGCGACCACATCGAGGGCAACTACAAGGTTGAAGGCGACCTGCGCCGCGAGGTCGCCGCTGACATCCGCCGCAAGGTTGAGATCGGCTGCTACGCCGGCATCCGGCACCGCCGGGGCCTGCCCGTGCGTGGCCAGCGGACCAAGACCAATGCACGGACCCGCAAGGGCCCGAAGCGGACCGTCGCCGGCAAGAAGAAGCCCGGCAAGAAGTAG
- the rpmJ gene encoding 50S ribosomal protein L36: MKVKPSVKRICNKCRVIRRHGRVMVICSDPRHKQRQG, translated from the coding sequence GTGAAGGTCAAGCCGAGCGTCAAGAGGATCTGCAACAAGTGCCGGGTTATCCGCCGGCACGGCCGGGTCATGGTCATCTGCAGCGACCCGCGCCACAAGCAGCGCCAGGGCTGA
- the infA gene encoding translation initiation factor IF-1: MPKKDGAIEIEGRVIEPLPNAMFRVELANGHKVLAHISGKMRQHYIRILPEDRVVVELSPYDLTRGRIVYRYK; the protein is encoded by the coding sequence ATGCCGAAAAAAGACGGAGCCATTGAGATCGAGGGTCGGGTCATCGAGCCCCTGCCGAACGCCATGTTCCGGGTGGAGCTCGCGAACGGCCACAAGGTGCTGGCTCACATCAGCGGCAAGATGCGGCAGCACTACATCCGCATCCTTCCGGAGGACCGGGTCGTCGTCGAACTTTCGCCGTACGACCTGACCCGCGGGCGCATCGTCTACCGCTACAAGTAG